In the Arthrobacter sp. 31Y genome, one interval contains:
- a CDS encoding DUF6993 domain-containing protein — MSRRTPRANGRAKDVSRVGLAGMMVMIAAALTMTACTAAPGSSTEQPAASPSQAVSPEVTATVDPAVASATSAVESTLKTLVAGNPKPDREAVRAALVSAGIPKDSVEVSVSRTPTGLDVDAMEAAARTGDSCIMGQIREGGVVVTVLPVLATGKCFVGDAR, encoded by the coding sequence ATGAGCAGGCGAACCCCACGGGCAAACGGCAGGGCAAAAGACGTATCGAGAGTCGGCCTCGCCGGAATGATGGTGATGATTGCTGCTGCATTGACCATGACGGCATGCACGGCAGCGCCGGGTTCTTCCACCGAGCAGCCTGCGGCTTCCCCTTCCCAGGCCGTCAGCCCTGAAGTCACAGCCACGGTTGATCCGGCTGTTGCGTCAGCCACATCGGCCGTGGAGTCCACCCTGAAAACCCTGGTTGCCGGCAACCCCAAGCCTGACCGGGAGGCGGTGAGGGCTGCCTTGGTCTCAGCCGGCATCCCCAAAGACAGTGTGGAGGTGTCCGTGAGCCGAACACCCACCGGGCTGGACGTTGACGCCATGGAAGCCGCAGCCCGGACGGGCGATAGTTGCATCATGGGGCAAATCCGCGAGGGTGGGGTAGTGGTCACGGTGCTGCCCGTGTTGGCCACCGGAAAATGCTTCGTGGGAGACGCCCGCTAG
- a CDS encoding recombinase family protein codes for MTTCAVYLRISKDKGLGTADEGLGVERQEQAIRKMLAKRGWNIGPIYRDNDVSASGKVPRPEYDRMLADYAAGEFEAIAAMDHDRLTRRPVELEHLIELNTKQGLLVATVSGDVDFTTPNGILFARFRVNLAADELLRRSTRQKAKFAQDREAGKDHWRGRRPFGLTLEGKEVPEEAQAIRDIAEIILNDGTMQAGVALLHERGIKTTFNKEWKRQPLRRTMMNPRLAGLLEHEGELLPGKWDAVLNRATWEAVVAKLSTPGRPKPKRTEHEYFLSGLLTCSECGGKCYGRQSKRPQKDGTIKVGYIYRCEHNHVSKELTKTDDLVILRTLEALWKTDTKEVQADKEALKKLREARAHELKDWEDWKAEAAEEGLRPSEIRPARDKHEARLKEIDAQLAQLEKVSLVRVPTLEELAESTADDNGQIEHVFNWDQLTIEKRRSLVANLWESITLVQTGRGARWDDNNILFKAR; via the coding sequence ATGACGACGTGTGCTGTTTACCTCAGAATCTCCAAGGACAAGGGACTTGGTACTGCCGACGAAGGCCTTGGAGTTGAGCGCCAAGAGCAAGCGATACGCAAGATGCTTGCTAAGCGCGGCTGGAACATTGGCCCTATCTATCGGGACAACGACGTATCAGCCTCCGGCAAGGTACCGCGTCCCGAGTATGACAGGATGCTAGCCGACTACGCAGCCGGAGAGTTTGAGGCTATCGCCGCCATGGATCACGACAGGCTTACCCGTCGCCCTGTGGAGCTTGAGCACCTTATTGAACTCAACACCAAGCAAGGCCTCTTGGTGGCTACTGTCTCCGGTGACGTGGATTTCACGACTCCCAACGGCATCCTCTTCGCTCGCTTCCGCGTCAACCTTGCCGCTGATGAACTCCTGAGGCGCAGTACGCGCCAAAAGGCCAAGTTCGCACAGGACAGGGAAGCCGGTAAGGATCACTGGCGCGGACGTAGGCCGTTCGGTCTGACGCTTGAGGGCAAGGAAGTTCCTGAGGAAGCACAGGCAATCCGCGACATTGCCGAAATCATCCTGAATGACGGGACTATGCAAGCTGGCGTGGCACTGCTCCATGAGCGCGGCATCAAGACCACCTTTAATAAGGAGTGGAAGCGTCAACCGCTCCGGCGAACGATGATGAATCCGCGCCTTGCCGGGTTGCTGGAACACGAAGGGGAACTACTCCCCGGCAAGTGGGATGCCGTCCTTAACCGTGCCACTTGGGAAGCCGTAGTTGCCAAGCTCTCAACTCCTGGCCGTCCGAAACCGAAGCGGACAGAGCACGAGTATTTCCTGTCTGGACTCCTGACGTGCTCCGAGTGTGGCGGCAAGTGCTACGGACGGCAGAGCAAGCGACCGCAGAAAGACGGAACGATCAAGGTTGGCTACATCTACCGTTGCGAACACAACCACGTCTCCAAGGAACTGACGAAGACTGATGATCTGGTAATCCTCCGGACGCTGGAAGCCCTGTGGAAGACCGACACTAAAGAGGTACAGGCAGACAAGGAAGCCCTCAAGAAACTTCGTGAGGCGCGCGCCCATGAGTTGAAGGACTGGGAAGACTGGAAGGCCGAAGCCGCAGAGGAAGGCCTGAGGCCGTCTGAGATACGCCCAGCACGTGACAAGCACGAAGCCCGATTGAAAGAGATTGACGCCCAGCTTGCGCAACTTGAGAAGGTCAGCTTGGTCCGCGTCCCGACACTGGAAGAGCTTGCCGAGTCCACCGCTGACGACAACGGACAGATTGAGCATGTTTTCAACTGGGACCAACTGACCATTGAGAAGCGCCGGAGCTTGGTGGCGAACCTCTGGGAGTCAATCACTCTGGTACAGACAGGACGTGGCGCACGCTGGGATGACAACAACATCCTCTTCAAGGCCCGATAG
- the ettA gene encoding energy-dependent translational throttle protein EttA, with the protein MAEFIYTMTKARKAVGDKLILDDVSMSFYPGAKIGVVGPNGAGKSTILKIMAGLDTPSNGEARLSPGYTVGILLQEPPLNEEKTVLGNVQEGVGEIYGKIQRFNEISEEMANPDADYETLLDEMGKLQEAIDAADAWDIDSQLEQAMDALRCPPADSDVTVLSGGERRRVALCKLLLQKPDLLLLDEPTNHLDAESVLWLEQHLSQYPGAVLAVTHDRYFLDHVAEWIAEVDRGHLYPYEGNYSTYLEKKKARLEVQGKKDAKLSKRLTEELEWVRSNAKGRQTKSKARLARYEEMAAEADRTRKLDFEEIQIPPGPRLGSLVIEAKNLKKGFDDRVLIDGLSFSLPRNGIVGVIGPNGVGKSTLFKTIVGMEPLDDGELKIGESVKISYVDQSRGGIDPNKSLWEVVSEGHDFLQVGHVEMPSRAYVSAFGFKGPDQQKKAGVLSGGERNRLNLALTLKQGGNLLLLDEPTNDLDVETLGSLENALLEFPGCAVVVSHDRWFLDRVATHILAYEGDDENPSKWYWFEGNFDSYEENKIERLGPDAAKPHRVTHRRLTRD; encoded by the coding sequence ATGGCGGAATTCATTTACACAATGACCAAGGCTCGCAAGGCCGTTGGCGACAAACTTATTCTGGACGATGTCAGCATGTCGTTCTACCCTGGCGCGAAGATTGGCGTTGTGGGCCCGAACGGTGCTGGTAAGTCCACCATCCTGAAGATCATGGCCGGACTGGACACCCCGTCAAACGGCGAGGCCCGCCTGAGCCCCGGTTACACCGTGGGCATCCTCCTGCAGGAACCGCCGCTGAACGAGGAAAAGACCGTCCTGGGCAACGTCCAGGAAGGTGTTGGCGAGATCTACGGCAAGATCCAGCGCTTCAATGAGATCTCCGAAGAAATGGCCAACCCGGATGCCGACTACGAGACGCTCCTGGATGAGATGGGCAAGCTTCAGGAAGCCATTGATGCCGCGGATGCCTGGGACATTGATTCCCAGCTTGAACAGGCCATGGATGCGCTGCGCTGCCCGCCAGCTGACTCCGATGTCACCGTCCTCTCCGGTGGTGAACGTCGCCGCGTAGCGCTCTGCAAGCTTCTCTTGCAGAAGCCTGACCTTCTGCTCCTTGACGAGCCCACTAACCACTTGGACGCTGAGAGCGTACTTTGGTTGGAGCAGCACCTCTCCCAGTACCCCGGCGCAGTTCTTGCCGTGACCCACGATCGCTACTTCCTGGATCACGTGGCTGAATGGATTGCAGAAGTCGACCGCGGGCACCTCTACCCGTACGAGGGCAACTACTCCACCTACCTGGAGAAGAAGAAAGCCCGCCTTGAGGTCCAGGGCAAGAAGGACGCGAAGCTCTCCAAGCGCCTTACCGAAGAACTTGAGTGGGTGCGCTCCAACGCCAAGGGCCGCCAGACCAAGTCAAAGGCCCGTCTGGCCCGCTATGAGGAAATGGCTGCAGAGGCTGATCGCACCCGCAAGCTGGACTTCGAAGAGATCCAGATTCCGCCGGGACCGCGCCTGGGCTCCTTGGTCATCGAGGCCAAGAACCTGAAGAAGGGCTTCGACGATCGAGTACTGATCGATGGCCTCTCCTTCTCTCTTCCCCGCAACGGCATTGTGGGCGTCATCGGTCCCAACGGTGTGGGTAAGTCCACGCTGTTCAAGACGATCGTCGGCATGGAACCTCTGGACGACGGTGAGCTCAAGATCGGCGAGTCCGTGAAGATCTCCTATGTGGACCAGTCCCGCGGCGGCATCGATCCCAACAAGTCCCTCTGGGAAGTTGTCTCCGAAGGCCATGATTTCCTTCAGGTCGGTCACGTTGAAATGCCTTCGCGAGCCTACGTTTCCGCTTTTGGTTTCAAGGGCCCGGACCAGCAGAAGAAGGCCGGTGTGCTCTCCGGTGGTGAGCGCAACCGCCTCAACCTGGCATTGACGCTCAAGCAGGGTGGCAACCTTCTCCTCCTTGACGAACCTACTAACGACCTCGACGTCGAAACCCTGGGCAGCCTTGAGAACGCCCTTCTTGAATTCCCGGGCTGCGCTGTAGTGGTATCGCACGACCGTTGGTTCCTGGACCGGGTAGCCACCCACATCCTCGCCTACGAAGGTGACGACGAGAACCCCTCCAAGTGGTACTGGTTCGAAGGCAACTTCGACTCCTACGAGGAAAACAAGATCGAGCGACTCGGCCCCGATGCCGCTAAGCCACATCGCGTTACCCACCGTCGCCTGACCCGCGACTAG
- a CDS encoding SRPBCC family protein, translated as MSGPSRDAVTSTIIAAPRQRVWMALTEPALIQQYFLGTKVTTTWRVGHPITYSGEYNGRPYQDKGIILACDPPTQQFDSGRSGAVHRGVGVGSPESQRTS; from the coding sequence ATGAGCGGACCATCGCGTGATGCTGTCACGTCGACCATTATTGCTGCCCCGCGGCAAAGGGTGTGGATGGCACTGACTGAGCCGGCTCTCATTCAGCAATATTTTCTGGGCACCAAGGTCACGACGACGTGGCGGGTGGGCCATCCGATCACCTACTCTGGCGAATACAACGGCAGGCCGTACCAAGACAAGGGCATCATCCTTGCCTGCGATCCTCCGACGCAACAATTCGACTCAGGAAGAAGTGGAGCAGTCCACCGGGGTGTGGGAGTCGGTAGTCCGGAATCTCAAAGAACTTCTTGA